In a genomic window of Callithrix jacchus isolate 240 chromosome 22, calJac240_pri, whole genome shotgun sequence:
- the TEX101 gene encoding testis-expressed protein 101 translates to MGTPCIQHLLILLVLGTSFLTSDLELRCQKGLSMTLEADPSNMFNWTTEEVETCDRETLCQETVLMIKAGTETAILATKGCILEGVEAITVVQHSPPPGLTVISYSNYCEDSFCNDKDSLSQFWDFSGTTASTVSATLHCPTCVALGTCFNAPSLPCPNGTTQCYQGKLEITGGGVESSVEVRGCTAMIGCRLMSGILAVGPMFVREVCPRQLLTQSRRTESGATCLPIPVWGLQLLLPLLLPSFIHIS, encoded by the exons ATGGGAACCCCTTGTATCCAGCATTTGCTGATCCTCCTGGTCCTAGGAACCTCCTTCCTGACCT CGGACCTAGAGCTGCGTTGTCAGAAGGGTCTGTCTATGACTCTGGAAGCGGATCCAAGCAATATGTTTAACTGGACCACAGAGGAAGTTGAGACTTGTGACAGAGAGACACTTTGCCAGGAAACCGTACTAATGATTAAAGCAG GGACTGAGACAGCCATTTTGGCCACGAAGGGCTGCATCCTGGAAGGGGTGGAGGCCATAACAGTTGTCCAGCACTCTCCACCTCCCGGCCTGACCGTGATCTCCTACAGTAACTACTGCGAGGATTCCTTCTGTAATGACAAAGATAGCCTGTCTCAGTTTTGGGATTTCAGTGGGACCACAG CTTCCACTGTGTCAGCAACACTTCATTGCCCAACCTGTGTGGCTTTGGGGACTTGTTTCAATGCTCCTTCTCTTCCCTGTCCCAATGGTACAACTCAGTGCTATCAAGGAAAACTTGAGATCACTGGAG GTGGCGTTGAGTCATCTGTGGAGGTCAGAGGCTGTACAGCCATGATTGGCTGTAGGCTGATGTCCGGAATCTTAGCAGTAGGGCCCATGTTTGTGAGGGAAGTGTGCCCACGTCAGCTTCTCACCCAATCTCGAAGGACTGAAAGTGGAGCCACCTGTCTTCCCATTCCTGTTTGGGGGTTACAGCTACTGCTGCCATTGCTGCTGCCATCATTTATTCACATTTCCTAA